One Hevea brasiliensis isolate MT/VB/25A 57/8 chromosome 5, ASM3005281v1, whole genome shotgun sequence genomic region harbors:
- the LOC110668929 gene encoding uncharacterized protein LOC110668929 has translation MARIPIFLAGLLLLWGAFAEAEYIKYKDPKQPINARIKDLMKRMTLEEKIGQMTQIERSVASAEVMKKYFIGSVLSGGGSVPVKQASAETWIKMVNDFQKGSLSTRLGIPMIYGIDAVHGHNNVYKATIFPHNVGLGATRDPELVKRIGAATALEVRATGIPYVFAPCIAVCRDPRWGRCYESFSEDPKVVQAMTEIVPGLQGEIPAGSRKGVPFVAGKTKVAACTKHYVGDGGTTDGINENNTVISRHGLLSIHMAGYYTSIIKGVSTVMVSYSSWNGVKMHTNRDLITGFLKNTLRFRGFVISDWQGIDRITSPPHANYTYSIHAGISAGIDMIMVPFNYTEFIDGLTDQVKKGIIPMSRIDDAVKRILRVKFMMGIFENPIADESLVNQLGSQEHRELAREAVRKSLVLLKNGESADKPLLPLPKKASKILVAGSHADNLGYQCGGWTIEWQGLGGNNLTSGTTILTAIKNTVDPSTEVVYKENPDSQFVKSGEFSYAIVVVGEHPYAETQGDSMNLTIAEPGPSTIPNVCGTIKCVVVIVSGRPVVIQPYMKLMNALVAAWLPGTEGQGIADVLFGDYGFTGKLSRTWFKTVDQLPMNVGDRYYDPLFPFGFGLTTQPIKP, from the exons ATGGCTAGAATTCCCATCTTCTTGGCGGGGCTTCTTCTCTTATGGGGAGCCTTTGCAGAAGCAGAATACATAAAATATAAAGATCCAAAGCAACCCATAAATGCTCGAATAAAGGACTTGATGAAAAGGATGACACTAGAGGAAAAAATTGGCCAGATGACTCAGATTGAACGCAGCGTTGCATCTGCTGAAGTGATGAAGAAGTACTTCATTG GGAGTGTATTGAGTGGAGGAGGTAGTGTTCCAGTTAAACAGGCTTCTGCAGAAACTTGGATTAAAATGGTGAATGATTTTCAGAAAGGTTCTTTATCAACCCGACTTGGAATTCCTATGATTTATGGAATTGATGCTGTTCATGGCCACAACAATGTCTACAAGGCAACCATTTTTCCTCATAATGTTGGACTTGGCGCCACCAG GGACCCTGAACTTGTCAAGAGGATTGGGGCTGCAACAGCACTTGAAGTTAGAGCGACAGGCATTCCTTATGTTTTTGCACCTTGTATTGCG GTTTGTAGAGATCCAAGATGGGGTCGATGCTACGAAAGCTTCAGTGAAGATCCTAAGGTCGTTCAAGCAATGACTGAGATAGTACCTGGCTTACAGGGAGAAATCCCTGCTGGATCTAGAAAGGGTGTTCCCTTCGTTGCTGGGAA AACAAAAGTTGCTGCTTGCACCAAGCACTATGTTGGTGATGGAGGAACGACAGATGGGATTAATGAGAATAATACAGTAATAAGCAGACATGGTTTGCTTAGCATCCACATGGCTGGTTACTACACCTCTATCATCAAAGGGGTGTCTACTGTTATGGTCTCCTACTCTAGCTGGAATGGTGTTAAAATGCATACTAACCGCGATTTGATCACTGGCTTTCTCAAAAACACTCTTCGCTTCAGG GGTTTTGTCATCTCAGATTGGCAGGGAATTGACAGGATCACCTCTCCACCCCATGCTAACTACACATATTCCATCCATGCTGGAATCTCTGCTGGAATTGACATG ATCATGGTTCCATTCAACTACACAGAATTTATAGATGGCCTAACAGACCAGGTGAAGAAGGGCATTATTCCAATGAGCCGAATTGATGATGCAGTAAAGAGAATTTTGAGAGTAAAGTTCATGATGGGTATATTTGAGAACCCAATTGCAGATGAGAGTCTAGTCAACCAGCTTGGAAGTCAG GAACACAGAGAACTGGCTAGGGAAGCTGTAAGGAAATCACTTGTGCTGCTAAAGAATGGTGAATCTGCTGATAAACCATTGTTACCCCTTCCCAAGAAAGCTTCAAAAATACTTGTCGCTGGCAGCCACGCGGACAATCTAGGCTATCAGTGTGGTGGATGGACAATTGAGTGGCAAGGACTCGGTGGAAACAACCTCACAAGTG GTACCACAATCCTGACAGCCATAAAAAATACTGTTGATCCTAGCACCGAAGTTGTGTACAAGGAAAACCCTGATTCACAATTTGTCAAGTCTGGCGAGTTCTCCTATGCTATAGTTGTAGTAGGAGAACACCCATATGCAGAAACACAAGGTGACAGCATGAATCTGACAATAGCTGAACCTGGTCCGAGCACCATTCCGAATGTGTGTGGAACTATCAAATGTGTTGTTGTTATTGTCTCTGGGCGTCCTGTAGTAATCCAACCATATATGAAGTTGATGAATGCTCTTGTTGCTGCTTGGCTTCCTGGAACTGAAGGCCAGGGTATTGCTGATGTTCTATTTGGTGACTATGGTTTCACCGGCAAGCTTTCCCGTACATGGTTCAAGACTGTTGATCAGCTGCCTATGAATGTTGGAGATCGATACTACGACCCTCTTTTCCCATTTGGATTTGGCCTCACCACCCAACCTATCAAGCCTTAG
- the LOC110668928 gene encoding uncharacterized protein LOC110668928 isoform X1 yields MESFSVSGNLNLNKKGFSFTVQVFHKNPEMEGKSEAAVEVAERIKKEEMHVKVKSKDKEPKDEKEEKNEVELELKTKSVEKEKPKQKEDKEEKDKKNKKGDDEDDKKKEKDKEKKKKKKKEKDGEDSLGEESEVDNEAGESKKKEEKEDKEDKGKEEKKKKKEEHVEEAKEKDEKKKKDKKGKKDKDKDLEEEEKETREIKDKSLGIKEEQDKKHVKEGKQKDEEKKKDKKEKKDKEKEKEKENKVKDEEKKVGEGFVEETEKKKDKEKEDDEGEEKKKKKEKKKKEKKHKDETEEGEEEEGEQKEEKKNKKKKEKKDKEEKKGKKHKDEVIESKSEAEVVKRAIQIESEVREEEEEENDKAKDGKEEEKDKEKKENGDKKRKKGDKCKSKDLDSLKKKLQKIDGKIEALLEKKADILRQIKEAENVSSVS; encoded by the exons atGGAATCATTCTCTGTCTCAG GGAACCTTAACTTAAACAAGAAAGGATTTTCATTTACTGTTCAAGTATTTCACAAAAATCCTGAGATGGAAGGCAAATCTGAAGCTGCTGTTGAAGTAGCTGAAAGAATTAAAAAGGAGGAAATGCATGTCAAAGTCAAGAGCAAGGATAAAGAGCCAAAAGATGAgaaggaagagaaaaatgaggTTGAACTTGAATTGAAGACCAAATCAGTAGAGAAGGAAAAGCCAAAGCAGAAAGAGGACAAGGAGGAGAAAGATAAGAAGAATAAGAAGGGTGATGATGAAGATGACAAGAAGAAGGAGAAAgacaaggaaaagaaaaagaagaagaagaaagaaaaggatgGTGAGGATAGTTTAGGTGAAGAGTCAGAGGTAGATAATGAAGCTGGAGAGTctaagaaaaaagaagagaaagaagataaGGAAGACAAGggaaaagaagagaagaaaaagaagaaggaagaacaTGTAGAGGAGGCCAAGGAGAAAGatgagaaaaagaagaaagataAGAAAGGGAAGAAGGACAAGGATAAAGATTTAGAAGAGGAGGAAAAAGAGACAAGGGAAATCAAAGATAAAAGTTTGGGTATTAAGGAAGAGCAAGATAAGAAGCATGTAAAGGAGGGCAAGCAGAAGGATGAAGAGAAGAAAAAAgacaagaaagaaaagaaagataaagagaaagagaaagaaaaagaaaataaggtCAAAGATGAAGAGAAGAAGGTAGGTGAGGGATTTGTGGAAGAAAcagagaaaaagaaagacaaggaaaaagaagatgatgaaggggaagagaagaagaaaaagaaagagaagaagaagaaagagaaaaaacaCAAGGATGAAACAGAGGAGGGAGAAGAAGAGGAAGGTGAACagaaagaagagaagaagaataagaaaaagaaagaaaagaaggacaAGGAAGAGAAAAAGGGTAAGAAACACAAGGATGAAGTTATTGAGTCAAAGAGCGAGGCTGAAGTTGTCAAAAGGGCGATTCAAATAGAATCAGAAGTGAGAGAAGAGGAGGAAGAGGAGAATGATAAGGCAAAGGACGgtaaagaggaagagaaagataaagaaaagaaagagaatggtgataagaaaagaaaaaagggtGATAAGTGTAAAAGCAAGGACCTTGACAGTCTGAAAAAGAAGTTACAGAAGATTGATGGAAAAATTGAAGCTCTCCTTGAGAAAAAAGCTGACATTTTGAGGCAGATAAAAGAAGCTGAGAATGTGAGTTCTGTTTCTTGA
- the LOC110668922 gene encoding syntaxin-132, with protein MNDLLSESFEIPRGQGSRGGDIEMGMNSGDLGLENFFKKVQEIEKQNEKLDKLLKKLQDAHEESKAVTKAPAMKAIKQRMEKDVDEVGKIARSVKSKIEELDKENLANRQKPGCGKGTGVDRSRTSTTMALKKKLKDKMAEFQNLRENIHQEYREVVERRVFTVTGTRADEETIDRLIETGDSEQIFQKAIHEQGRGQIMDTLAEIQERHDAVRDLERKLLDLQQVFLDMAVLVDAQGEMLDNIESQVSSAVDHVQSGNTALQRAKKLQKNSRKWMCIAIIILLIIVAIIVVAVIKPWSSNKGA; from the exons ATGAACGACCTTCTATCG GAATCTTTTGAGATCCCTCGTGGTCAGGGTTCTAGAGGTGGCGATATTGAAATGGGAATGAATTCTGGAGATTTGGGCTTGGAAAATTTCTTTAAAAAG GTTCAAGAGATTGAGAAACAAAATGAGAAGTTAGACAAGCTACTTAAAAAGCTCCAG GATGCCCATGAAGAGTCAAAGGCTGTGACTAAAGCTCCTGCTATGAAAG CAATCAAGCAGCGGATGGAGAAAGATGTTGATGAAGTTGGAAAAATTGCTCGTTCAGTAAAGTCCAAAATTGAGGAACTTGACAAAGAG AATTTAGCAAATAGGCAGAAGCCAGGATGTGGAAAAGGAACAGGTGTAGACCGATCAAGAACCTCAACAACTAT GGCCTTGAAAAAGAAGTTGAAAGACAAGATGGCTGAATTTCAG AATCTAAGGGAAAATATCCATCAAGAGTATCGGGAGGTTGTTGAGAGGCGTGTTTTCACAG TGACTGGCACTAGAGCAGATGAAGAG ACAATTGACAGATTGATTGAAACTGGAGATAGCGAACAAATTTTCCAGAAAGCAATTCACGAGCAAGGGCGAGGCCAG ATAATGGATACTCTGGCAGAAATTCAAGAACGCCATGATGCTGTTAGAGATTTGGAGCGTAAGCTTCTGGACTTACAACAG GTTTTTCTGGATATGGCAGTTTTGGTGGATGCACAAGGGGAAATGTTAGACAACATAGAATCACAG GTGTCTAGTGCTGTAGATCATGTGCAGTCAGGGAATACTGCTCTCCAAAGGGCAAAGAAGTTGCAGAAGAACTCCAGGAAATGGATGTGTATTGCCATCATAATCCTTCTTATCATTGTTGCAATCATCGTTGTTGCTGTAATCAAACCATGGAGTAGCAACAAGGGTGCTTAG
- the LOC110668928 gene encoding uncharacterized protein LOC110668928 isoform X2 — protein sequence MEGKSEAAVEVAERIKKEEMHVKVKSKDKEPKDEKEEKNEVELELKTKSVEKEKPKQKEDKEEKDKKNKKGDDEDDKKKEKDKEKKKKKKKEKDGEDSLGEESEVDNEAGESKKKEEKEDKEDKGKEEKKKKKEEHVEEAKEKDEKKKKDKKGKKDKDKDLEEEEKETREIKDKSLGIKEEQDKKHVKEGKQKDEEKKKDKKEKKDKEKEKEKENKVKDEEKKVGEGFVEETEKKKDKEKEDDEGEEKKKKKEKKKKEKKHKDETEEGEEEEGEQKEEKKNKKKKEKKDKEEKKGKKHKDEVIESKSEAEVVKRAIQIESEVREEEEEENDKAKDGKEEEKDKEKKENGDKKRKKGDKCKSKDLDSLKKKLQKIDGKIEALLEKKADILRQIKEAENVSSVS from the coding sequence ATGGAAGGCAAATCTGAAGCTGCTGTTGAAGTAGCTGAAAGAATTAAAAAGGAGGAAATGCATGTCAAAGTCAAGAGCAAGGATAAAGAGCCAAAAGATGAgaaggaagagaaaaatgaggTTGAACTTGAATTGAAGACCAAATCAGTAGAGAAGGAAAAGCCAAAGCAGAAAGAGGACAAGGAGGAGAAAGATAAGAAGAATAAGAAGGGTGATGATGAAGATGACAAGAAGAAGGAGAAAgacaaggaaaagaaaaagaagaagaagaaagaaaaggatgGTGAGGATAGTTTAGGTGAAGAGTCAGAGGTAGATAATGAAGCTGGAGAGTctaagaaaaaagaagagaaagaagataaGGAAGACAAGggaaaagaagagaagaaaaagaagaaggaagaacaTGTAGAGGAGGCCAAGGAGAAAGatgagaaaaagaagaaagataAGAAAGGGAAGAAGGACAAGGATAAAGATTTAGAAGAGGAGGAAAAAGAGACAAGGGAAATCAAAGATAAAAGTTTGGGTATTAAGGAAGAGCAAGATAAGAAGCATGTAAAGGAGGGCAAGCAGAAGGATGAAGAGAAGAAAAAAgacaagaaagaaaagaaagataaagagaaagagaaagaaaaagaaaataaggtCAAAGATGAAGAGAAGAAGGTAGGTGAGGGATTTGTGGAAGAAAcagagaaaaagaaagacaaggaaaaagaagatgatgaaggggaagagaagaagaaaaagaaagagaagaagaagaaagagaaaaaacaCAAGGATGAAACAGAGGAGGGAGAAGAAGAGGAAGGTGAACagaaagaagagaagaagaataagaaaaagaaagaaaagaaggacaAGGAAGAGAAAAAGGGTAAGAAACACAAGGATGAAGTTATTGAGTCAAAGAGCGAGGCTGAAGTTGTCAAAAGGGCGATTCAAATAGAATCAGAAGTGAGAGAAGAGGAGGAAGAGGAGAATGATAAGGCAAAGGACGgtaaagaggaagagaaagataaagaaaagaaagagaatggtgataagaaaagaaaaaagggtGATAAGTGTAAAAGCAAGGACCTTGACAGTCTGAAAAAGAAGTTACAGAAGATTGATGGAAAAATTGAAGCTCTCCTTGAGAAAAAAGCTGACATTTTGAGGCAGATAAAAGAAGCTGAGAATGTGAGTTCTGTTTCTTGA
- the LOC110668921 gene encoding protein EMBRYO SAC DEVELOPMENT ARREST 30, which translates to MKMVFKSKIKWIALLVLILSTGSLVIHLSITKFSSSSLVSYAPKKESGLDFPPLSETQSVGYIRNKKLWGVVKSLESLQPYANPRSSYPVPNEKNNGYIYAKIFGGFEKIRSSICDLVTISRLLNATLVIPEFQESLRSKGISNKFKSFSYLYDEEQFIASLKKDVIVVKSLPDNLKAARKRNEFPTFKPKSTASPNFYIKEILPKLKKAKVIGLVLADGGCLQSILPPSMYEFQRLRCRVAFHALQFRQEIQLLGHQMVDRLRAWGQPFLAFHPGLLRDTLAYHGCAELFQDVHTELIQYRRAQLINRGILNEELSVDSHLHRENGSCPLMPEEVGLLLRAIGYPPKTTIYMAGSEAFGGQRVLIPLRAMFANVVDRTSVCSKQELFNLVGPERPLSEDSFQVPPPKSEKQLKEEWKRAGPRPRPLPPPPDRPIYQHEKEGWYGWITETESEPDPSPMDLRRQAHRLLWDALDYIVSVEADVFFPGFNNDGSGWPDFSSLVMGQRLYESAASRTYRPDWKVLAKFFNITRNDMYHPKHNWTLSVRELLNKSLGEDGLIRQSLLSKPLSFLSHPLPECSCRISSAEFQTPLEGVDGRYLYGGEDECPEWMQHGQEAVPSESVGTEGAKNDDNESEYENEVVQKEPDDTGGRSSLTLPMDQDDEWDPND; encoded by the exons ATGAAGATGGTATTCAAATCGAAGATAAAATGGATAGCTTTGTTAGTGCTGATACTATCGACGGGATCTCTTGTCATTCACCTCTCTATAACCAAGTTCTCGAGCTCCAGTTTGGTATCTTATGCTCCAAAGAAGGAGTCCGGTCTCGATTTCCCTCCTTTATCAGAGACGCAG AGTGTTGGATATATTAGAAATAAGAAGTTATGGGGGGTTGTGAAGTCCTTAGAGTCATTGCAGCCTTATGCCAACCCAAGAAGCAGCTACCCAG ttcCAAATGAAAAGAACAATGGTTATATTTATGCAAAAATTTTTGGTGGATTTGAGAAGATAAGATCTTCG ATCTGTGATCTTGTCACCATATCCAGGCTTCTAAATGCTACTCTTGTCATTCCAGAGTTTCAAGAAAGTCTTCGTTCAAAAGGCATTAG TAACAAATTCAAGAGTTTTTCCTATCTCTATGATGAGGAGCAGTTCATTGCATCGCTCAAAAAGGATGTAATCGTTGTGAAGAGCCTGCCTGACAATTTGAAGGCAGCTAGGAAAAGGAATGAGTTCCCAACATTTAAGCCCAAAAGTACTGCTTCTCCAAATTTTTATATCAAAGAAATTCTGCCTAAGTTGAAGAAAGCCAAGGTTATTGGATTGGTGCTTGCTGATGGAGGATGCCTACAG TCAATTCTTCCACCTAGCATGTATGAGTTTCAGAGGCTTCGATGCAGAGTTGCGTTTCATGCTCTCCAATTTAGGCAGGAAATTCAGTTGCTTGGTCACCAGATGGTTGATAG GTTAAGAGCATGGGGTCAACCTTTCCTTGCATTTCACCCTGGTTTGTTGAGGGACACATTGGCATATCATGGTTGTGCAGAACTTTTTCAG GACGTTCACACTGAACTCATACAATATCGAAGGGCACAGTTGATCAACCGAGGAATCCTTAATGAAGAACTTAGTGTAGATTCACACTTGCATAGAGAAAATGGGTCATGCCCTCTCATGCCGGAAGAG GTTGGACTTCTCCTCCGAGCAATTGGCTATCCACCCAAAACTACAATATACATGGCAGGTTCTGAAGCCTTTGGTGGTCAACGTGTTCTGATCCCTCTTCGAGCCATGTTTGCTAATGTGGTAGATCGCACTTCAGTGTGCAGCAAGCAAGAGTTGTTCAACTTGGTTGGTCCTGAGAGACCTCTTTCTGAAGATTCCTTTCAAGTACCTCCTCCCAAAAGTGAGAAACAACTTAAGGAAGAATGGAAGAGGGCAGGTCCTCGGCCTCGGCCTCTTCCTCCACCTCCAGACCGGCCCATCTATCAACATGAGAAAGAAGGCTGGTATGGTTGGATCACTGAGACTGAATCTGAACCAGACCCTTCACCAATGGATTTAAGAAGGCAGGCACACAGGTTACTCTGGGATGCTCTTGATTACATCGTCTCTGTGGAAGCAGATGTATTTTTTCCTGGTTTTAATAATGATGGAAGTGGGTGGCCAGATTTCTCAAGCTTGGTCATGGGACAGCGGCTATATGAAAGTGCTGCCTCTAGAACATATCGACCAGACTG GAAAGTCCTTGCAAAGTTTTTCAACATTACCCGCAACGATATGTATCATCCCAAGCATAATTGGACACTCTCAGTGAGGGAACTTCTCAACAAAAGCTTGGGTGAAGATGGCCTAATCAGGCAATCCCTTTTGTCGAAACCCTTGTCATTTCTTTCGCATCCCCTCCCTGAATGCTCTTGTAGAATTTCATCTGCCGAGTTTCAAACTCCGCTAGAAGGTGTTGATGGCCGATACCTATATGGAGGTGAGGATGAATGCCCAGAATGGATGCAGCATGGACAGGAAGCTGTTCCCTCAGAGTCAGTGGGGACAGAAGGTGCTAAAAATGATGATAATGAATCTGAATATGAGAATGAGGTGGTTCAAAAAGAACCTGATGACACTGGTGGTCGGAGTAGTCTGACTCTGCCTATGGATCAGGATGATGAATGGGACCCTAACGACTAG